Proteins encoded together in one Diceros bicornis minor isolate mBicDic1 chromosome 18, mDicBic1.mat.cur, whole genome shotgun sequence window:
- the LUC7L3 gene encoding luc7-like protein 3 isoform X8, translating into MKVGYERDFLRYLQSLLAEVERRIRRGHARLALSQNQQSSGAAGPTGKNEEKIQVLTDKIDVLLQQIEELGSEGKVEEAQGMMKLVEQLKEERELLRSTTSTIESFAAQEKQMEVCEVCGAFLIVGDAQSRVDDHLMGKQHMGYAKIKATVEELKEKLRKRTEEPDRDERLKKEKQEREEREKEREREREERERKRRREEEEREKERARDRERRKRSRSRSRHSSRTSDRRCSRSRDHKRSRSRERRRSRSRDRRRSRSHDRSERKHRSRSRDRRRSKSRDRKSYKHRSKSRDREQDRKSKEKEKRGSDDKKSSVKSSSREKQSEDTNTESKESDTKNEVNGTSEDIKSEVQRKYAQMKMELSRVRRHTKASSEGKDSVVLQNILRTTVRRFLEEY; encoded by the exons ATGAAAGTTGGCTATGAGAGAGATTTTCTGCGATACTTACAGAGCTTACTTGCAGAAGTAGAACGTAGAATTAGACGAGGCCATGCCCGTTTGGCATTATCTCAAAACCAGCAGTCCTCTGGG GCAGCTGGCCCAACaggcaaaaatgaagaaaaaattcagGTTCTAACAGATAAAATTGATGTGCTCTTGCAGCAG ATTGAAGAATTAGGATCTGAAGGAAAAGTAGAAGAAGCCCAGGGAATGATGAAATTAGTTGAACAgttaaaagaagagagagaattgcTTAGATCTACAACCTCC ACAATTGAAAGTTTTGCTGcccaagaaaaacaaatggaagtTTGTGAAGTGTGTGGAGCTTTTTTGATAGTAGGAGATGCCCAGTCCCGGGTAGACGACCATTTGATGGGAAAACAGCACATGGGCTATGCCAAAATTAAAGCTACtgtagaagaattaaaa gaaaagttaagaaaaagaaCTGAAGAACCTGATCGTGATGAGCGTTTAAAAAAGGAGAAGCAAGAacgagaagaaagagaaaaagaacgggagagagaaagggaggaaagagaaaggaaaagacgaagagaagaagaagaaagagaaaaagaaagggctagagacagagaaagaagaaagagaagtcgTTCCCGAAGTCGGCACTCAAGCCGAACTTCTGACCGAAGATGCAGCAGGTCTCGGGACCACAAAAGATCGAGAAGTAGAGAAAGACGGCGAAGCAG aaGTAGAGATCGACGAAGAAGCAGAAGCCATGATAGGTCAGAAAGAAAGCATAGATCTCGTAGTCGGGATCGAAGAAGATCAAAAAGCCGGGATCGAAAGTCGTATAAGCACAGGAGCAAAAGTCGGGACAGAGAACAAGATAGAAAATCCAAGGAGAAAG AAAAGAGGGGATCTGATGATAAAAAAAGTAGTGTGAAGTCCAGTAGTCGAGAAAAACAGAGTGAAGACACAAACACTGAATCAAAGGAAAGTGATACTAAGAATGAGGTCAATGGGACCAGTGAAGACATTAAATCTGAAG TGCAGCGTAAGTATGCACAGATGAAGATGGAACTAAGCCGAGTAAGAAGACATACAAAAGCATCTTCTGAAGGAAAAGACAGTGTAGTCCTGCAAAACATTTTGAG GACTACTGTTCGAAGATTTTTGGAAGAATACTGA
- the LUC7L3 gene encoding luc7-like protein 3 isoform X1, protein MISAAQLLDELMGRDRNLAPDEKRSNVRWDHESVCKYYLCGFCPAELFTNTRSDLGPCEKIHDENLRKQYEKSSRFMKVGYERDFLRYLQSLLAEVERRIRRGHARLALSQNQQSSGAAGPTGKNEEKIQVLTDKIDVLLQQIEELGSEGKVEEAQGMMKLVEQLKEERELLRSTTSTIESFAAQEKQMEVCEVCGAFLIVGDAQSRVDDHLMGKQHMGYAKIKATVEELKEKLRKRTEEPDRDERLKKEKQEREEREKEREREREERERKRRREEEEREKERARDRERRKRSRSRSRHSSRTSDRRCSRSRDHKRSRSRERRRSRSRDRRRSRSHDRSERKHRSRSRDRRRSKSRDRKSYKHRSKSRDREQDRKSKEKEKRGSDDKKSSVKSSSREKQSEDTNTESKESDTKNEVNGTSEDIKSEVQRKYAQMKMELSRVRRHTKASSEGKDSVVLQNILRYIVLSQLFCSRLVPPLVCLFGNYCPRM, encoded by the exons ATGATTTCGGCCGCGCAATTGCTGGATGAGTTAATGGGCCGAGACCGAAACCTCGCCCCGGACGAGAAGCGCAGCAACGTGCGGTGGGACCACGAGAGC GTTTGTAAatattatctctgtggtttttgtCCTGCGGAATTGTTCACAAACACTCGTTCTGATCTTG GTCCATGTGAAAAAATTCATGATGAAAATCTACGAAAACA GTATGAGAAGAGTTCTCGTTTTATGAAAGTTGGCTATGAGAGAGATTTTCTGCGATACTTACAGAGCTTACTTGCAGAAGTAGAACGTAGAATTAGACGAGGCCATGCCCGTTTGGCATTATCTCAAAACCAGCAGTCCTCTGGG GCAGCTGGCCCAACaggcaaaaatgaagaaaaaattcagGTTCTAACAGATAAAATTGATGTGCTCTTGCAGCAG ATTGAAGAATTAGGATCTGAAGGAAAAGTAGAAGAAGCCCAGGGAATGATGAAATTAGTTGAACAgttaaaagaagagagagaattgcTTAGATCTACAACCTCC ACAATTGAAAGTTTTGCTGcccaagaaaaacaaatggaagtTTGTGAAGTGTGTGGAGCTTTTTTGATAGTAGGAGATGCCCAGTCCCGGGTAGACGACCATTTGATGGGAAAACAGCACATGGGCTATGCCAAAATTAAAGCTACtgtagaagaattaaaa gaaaagttaagaaaaagaaCTGAAGAACCTGATCGTGATGAGCGTTTAAAAAAGGAGAAGCAAGAacgagaagaaagagaaaaagaacgggagagagaaagggaggaaagagaaaggaaaagacgaagagaagaagaagaaagagaaaaagaaagggctagagacagagaaagaagaaagagaagtcgTTCCCGAAGTCGGCACTCAAGCCGAACTTCTGACCGAAGATGCAGCAGGTCTCGGGACCACAAAAGATCGAGAAGTAGAGAAAGACGGCGAAGCAG aaGTAGAGATCGACGAAGAAGCAGAAGCCATGATAGGTCAGAAAGAAAGCATAGATCTCGTAGTCGGGATCGAAGAAGATCAAAAAGCCGGGATCGAAAGTCGTATAAGCACAGGAGCAAAAGTCGGGACAGAGAACAAGATAGAAAATCCAAGGAGAAAG AAAAGAGGGGATCTGATGATAAAAAAAGTAGTGTGAAGTCCAGTAGTCGAGAAAAACAGAGTGAAGACACAAACACTGAATCAAAGGAAAGTGATACTAAGAATGAGGTCAATGGGACCAGTGAAGACATTAAATCTGAAG TGCAGCGTAAGTATGCACAGATGAAGATGGAACTAAGCCGAGTAAGAAGACATACAAAAGCATCTTCTGAAGGAAAAGACAGTGTAGTCCTGCAAAACATTTTGAGGTACATTGTTTTGTCTCAGCTATTTTGTAGCAGACTCGTGCCCCCATTAGTGTGCCTCTTTGGAAATTATTGCCCACGTATGTAA
- the LUC7L3 gene encoding luc7-like protein 3 isoform X5, whose product MISAAQLLDELMGRDRNLAPDEKRSNVRWDHESVCKYYLCGFCPAELFTNTRSDLGPCEKIHDENLRKQYEKSSRFMKVGYERDFLRYLQSLLAEVERRIRRGHARLALSQNQQSSGAAGPTGKNEEKIQVLTDKIDVLLQQIEELGSEGKVEEAQGMMKLVEQLKEERELLRSTTSTIESFAAQEKQMEVCEVCGAFLIVGDAQSRVDDHLMGKQHMGYAKIKATVEELKEKLRKRTEEPDRDERLKKEKQEREEREKEREREREERERKRRREEEEREKERARDRERRKRSRSRSRHSSRTSDRRCSRSRDHKRSRSRERRRSRSRDRRRSRSHDRSERKHRSRSRDRRRSKSRDRKSYKHRSKSRDREQDRKSKEKEKRGSDDKKSSVKSSSREKQSEDTNTESKESDTKNEVNGTSEDIKSEGDTQSN is encoded by the exons ATGATTTCGGCCGCGCAATTGCTGGATGAGTTAATGGGCCGAGACCGAAACCTCGCCCCGGACGAGAAGCGCAGCAACGTGCGGTGGGACCACGAGAGC GTTTGTAAatattatctctgtggtttttgtCCTGCGGAATTGTTCACAAACACTCGTTCTGATCTTG GTCCATGTGAAAAAATTCATGATGAAAATCTACGAAAACA GTATGAGAAGAGTTCTCGTTTTATGAAAGTTGGCTATGAGAGAGATTTTCTGCGATACTTACAGAGCTTACTTGCAGAAGTAGAACGTAGAATTAGACGAGGCCATGCCCGTTTGGCATTATCTCAAAACCAGCAGTCCTCTGGG GCAGCTGGCCCAACaggcaaaaatgaagaaaaaattcagGTTCTAACAGATAAAATTGATGTGCTCTTGCAGCAG ATTGAAGAATTAGGATCTGAAGGAAAAGTAGAAGAAGCCCAGGGAATGATGAAATTAGTTGAACAgttaaaagaagagagagaattgcTTAGATCTACAACCTCC ACAATTGAAAGTTTTGCTGcccaagaaaaacaaatggaagtTTGTGAAGTGTGTGGAGCTTTTTTGATAGTAGGAGATGCCCAGTCCCGGGTAGACGACCATTTGATGGGAAAACAGCACATGGGCTATGCCAAAATTAAAGCTACtgtagaagaattaaaa gaaaagttaagaaaaagaaCTGAAGAACCTGATCGTGATGAGCGTTTAAAAAAGGAGAAGCAAGAacgagaagaaagagaaaaagaacgggagagagaaagggaggaaagagaaaggaaaagacgaagagaagaagaagaaagagaaaaagaaagggctagagacagagaaagaagaaagagaagtcgTTCCCGAAGTCGGCACTCAAGCCGAACTTCTGACCGAAGATGCAGCAGGTCTCGGGACCACAAAAGATCGAGAAGTAGAGAAAGACGGCGAAGCAG aaGTAGAGATCGACGAAGAAGCAGAAGCCATGATAGGTCAGAAAGAAAGCATAGATCTCGTAGTCGGGATCGAAGAAGATCAAAAAGCCGGGATCGAAAGTCGTATAAGCACAGGAGCAAAAGTCGGGACAGAGAACAAGATAGAAAATCCAAGGAGAAAG AAAAGAGGGGATCTGATGATAAAAAAAGTAGTGTGAAGTCCAGTAGTCGAGAAAAACAGAGTGAAGACACAAACACTGAATCAAAGGAAAGTGATACTAAGAATGAGGTCAATGGGACCAGTGAAGACATTAAATCTGAAGGTGACACTCAGTCCAATTAA
- the LUC7L3 gene encoding luc7-like protein 3 isoform X7 — protein MISAAQLLDELMGRDRNLAPDEKRSNVRWDHESVCKYYLCGFCPAELFTNTRSDLGPCEKIHDENLRKQYEKSSRFMKVGYERDFLRYLQSLLAEVERRIRRGHARLALSQNQQSSGAAGPTGKNEEKIQVLTDKIDVLLQQIEELGSEGKVEEAQGMMKLVEQLKEERELLRSTTSTIESFAAQEKQMEVCEVCGAFLIVGDAQSRVDDHLMGKQHMGYAKIKATVEELKEKLRKRTEEPDRDERLKKEKQEREEREKEREREREERERKRRREEEEREKERARDRERRKRSRSRSRHSSRTSDRRCSRSRDHKRSRSRERRRSRSRDRRRSRSHDRSERKHRSRSRDRRRSKSRDRKSYKHRSKSRDREQDRKSKEKGQKIRLLD, from the exons ATGATTTCGGCCGCGCAATTGCTGGATGAGTTAATGGGCCGAGACCGAAACCTCGCCCCGGACGAGAAGCGCAGCAACGTGCGGTGGGACCACGAGAGC GTTTGTAAatattatctctgtggtttttgtCCTGCGGAATTGTTCACAAACACTCGTTCTGATCTTG GTCCATGTGAAAAAATTCATGATGAAAATCTACGAAAACA GTATGAGAAGAGTTCTCGTTTTATGAAAGTTGGCTATGAGAGAGATTTTCTGCGATACTTACAGAGCTTACTTGCAGAAGTAGAACGTAGAATTAGACGAGGCCATGCCCGTTTGGCATTATCTCAAAACCAGCAGTCCTCTGGG GCAGCTGGCCCAACaggcaaaaatgaagaaaaaattcagGTTCTAACAGATAAAATTGATGTGCTCTTGCAGCAG ATTGAAGAATTAGGATCTGAAGGAAAAGTAGAAGAAGCCCAGGGAATGATGAAATTAGTTGAACAgttaaaagaagagagagaattgcTTAGATCTACAACCTCC ACAATTGAAAGTTTTGCTGcccaagaaaaacaaatggaagtTTGTGAAGTGTGTGGAGCTTTTTTGATAGTAGGAGATGCCCAGTCCCGGGTAGACGACCATTTGATGGGAAAACAGCACATGGGCTATGCCAAAATTAAAGCTACtgtagaagaattaaaa gaaaagttaagaaaaagaaCTGAAGAACCTGATCGTGATGAGCGTTTAAAAAAGGAGAAGCAAGAacgagaagaaagagaaaaagaacgggagagagaaagggaggaaagagaaaggaaaagacgaagagaagaagaagaaagagaaaaagaaagggctagagacagagaaagaagaaagagaagtcgTTCCCGAAGTCGGCACTCAAGCCGAACTTCTGACCGAAGATGCAGCAGGTCTCGGGACCACAAAAGATCGAGAAGTAGAGAAAGACGGCGAAGCAG aaGTAGAGATCGACGAAGAAGCAGAAGCCATGATAGGTCAGAAAGAAAGCATAGATCTCGTAGTCGGGATCGAAGAAGATCAAAAAGCCGGGATCGAAAGTCGTATAAGCACAGGAGCAAAAGTCGGGACAGAGAACAAGATAGAAAATCCAAGGAGAAAG GGCAGAAGATAAGATTATTGGACTGA
- the LUC7L3 gene encoding luc7-like protein 3 isoform X6, protein MISAAQLLDELMGRDRNLAPDEKRSNVRWDHESVCKYYLCGFCPAELFTNTRSDLGPCEKIHDENLRKQYEKSSRFMKVGYERDFLRYLQSLLAEVERRIRRGHARLALSQNQQSSGAAGPTGKNEEKIQVLTDKIDVLLQQIEELGSEGKVEEAQGMMKLVEQLKEERELLRSTTSTIESFAAQEKQMEVCEVCGAFLIVGDAQSRVDDHLMGKQHMGYAKIKATVEELKEKLRKRTEEPDRDERLKKEKQEREEREKEREREREERERKRRREEEEREKERARDRERRKRSRSRSRHSSRTSDRRCSRSRDHKRSRSRERRRSRSRDRRRSRSHDRSERKHRSRSRDRRRSKSRDRKSYKHRSKSRDREQDRKSKEKVQRKYAQMKMELSRVRRHTKASSEGKDSVVLQNILRTTVRRFLEEY, encoded by the exons ATGATTTCGGCCGCGCAATTGCTGGATGAGTTAATGGGCCGAGACCGAAACCTCGCCCCGGACGAGAAGCGCAGCAACGTGCGGTGGGACCACGAGAGC GTTTGTAAatattatctctgtggtttttgtCCTGCGGAATTGTTCACAAACACTCGTTCTGATCTTG GTCCATGTGAAAAAATTCATGATGAAAATCTACGAAAACA GTATGAGAAGAGTTCTCGTTTTATGAAAGTTGGCTATGAGAGAGATTTTCTGCGATACTTACAGAGCTTACTTGCAGAAGTAGAACGTAGAATTAGACGAGGCCATGCCCGTTTGGCATTATCTCAAAACCAGCAGTCCTCTGGG GCAGCTGGCCCAACaggcaaaaatgaagaaaaaattcagGTTCTAACAGATAAAATTGATGTGCTCTTGCAGCAG ATTGAAGAATTAGGATCTGAAGGAAAAGTAGAAGAAGCCCAGGGAATGATGAAATTAGTTGAACAgttaaaagaagagagagaattgcTTAGATCTACAACCTCC ACAATTGAAAGTTTTGCTGcccaagaaaaacaaatggaagtTTGTGAAGTGTGTGGAGCTTTTTTGATAGTAGGAGATGCCCAGTCCCGGGTAGACGACCATTTGATGGGAAAACAGCACATGGGCTATGCCAAAATTAAAGCTACtgtagaagaattaaaa gaaaagttaagaaaaagaaCTGAAGAACCTGATCGTGATGAGCGTTTAAAAAAGGAGAAGCAAGAacgagaagaaagagaaaaagaacgggagagagaaagggaggaaagagaaaggaaaagacgaagagaagaagaagaaagagaaaaagaaagggctagagacagagaaagaagaaagagaagtcgTTCCCGAAGTCGGCACTCAAGCCGAACTTCTGACCGAAGATGCAGCAGGTCTCGGGACCACAAAAGATCGAGAAGTAGAGAAAGACGGCGAAGCAG aaGTAGAGATCGACGAAGAAGCAGAAGCCATGATAGGTCAGAAAGAAAGCATAGATCTCGTAGTCGGGATCGAAGAAGATCAAAAAGCCGGGATCGAAAGTCGTATAAGCACAGGAGCAAAAGTCGGGACAGAGAACAAGATAGAAAATCCAAGGAGAAAG TGCAGCGTAAGTATGCACAGATGAAGATGGAACTAAGCCGAGTAAGAAGACATACAAAAGCATCTTCTGAAGGAAAAGACAGTGTAGTCCTGCAAAACATTTTGAG GACTACTGTTCGAAGATTTTTGGAAGAATACTGA
- the LUC7L3 gene encoding luc7-like protein 3 isoform X4 produces the protein MISAAQLLDELMGRDRNLAPDEKRSNVRWDHESVCKYYLCGFCPAELFTNTRSDLGPCEKIHDENLRKQYEKSSRFMKVGYERDFLRYLQSLLAEVERRIRRGHARLALSQNQQSSGAAGPTGKNEEKIQVLTDKIDVLLQQIEELGSEGKVEEAQGMMKLVEQLKEERELLRSTTSTIESFAAQEKQMEVCEVCGAFLIVGDAQSRVDDHLMGKQHMGYAKIKATVEELKEKLRKRTEEPDRDERLKKEKQEREEREKEREREREERERKRRREEEEREKERARDRERRKRSRSRSRHSSRTSDRRCSRSRDHKRSRSRERRRSRSRDRRRSRSHDRSERKHRSRSRDRRRSKSRDRKSYKHRSKSRDREQDRKSKEKEKRGSDDKKSSVKSSSREKQSEDTNTESKESDTKNEVNGTSEDIKSEVQRKYAQMKMELSRVRRHTKASSEGKDSVVLQNILSVGVVSGP, from the exons ATGATTTCGGCCGCGCAATTGCTGGATGAGTTAATGGGCCGAGACCGAAACCTCGCCCCGGACGAGAAGCGCAGCAACGTGCGGTGGGACCACGAGAGC GTTTGTAAatattatctctgtggtttttgtCCTGCGGAATTGTTCACAAACACTCGTTCTGATCTTG GTCCATGTGAAAAAATTCATGATGAAAATCTACGAAAACA GTATGAGAAGAGTTCTCGTTTTATGAAAGTTGGCTATGAGAGAGATTTTCTGCGATACTTACAGAGCTTACTTGCAGAAGTAGAACGTAGAATTAGACGAGGCCATGCCCGTTTGGCATTATCTCAAAACCAGCAGTCCTCTGGG GCAGCTGGCCCAACaggcaaaaatgaagaaaaaattcagGTTCTAACAGATAAAATTGATGTGCTCTTGCAGCAG ATTGAAGAATTAGGATCTGAAGGAAAAGTAGAAGAAGCCCAGGGAATGATGAAATTAGTTGAACAgttaaaagaagagagagaattgcTTAGATCTACAACCTCC ACAATTGAAAGTTTTGCTGcccaagaaaaacaaatggaagtTTGTGAAGTGTGTGGAGCTTTTTTGATAGTAGGAGATGCCCAGTCCCGGGTAGACGACCATTTGATGGGAAAACAGCACATGGGCTATGCCAAAATTAAAGCTACtgtagaagaattaaaa gaaaagttaagaaaaagaaCTGAAGAACCTGATCGTGATGAGCGTTTAAAAAAGGAGAAGCAAGAacgagaagaaagagaaaaagaacgggagagagaaagggaggaaagagaaaggaaaagacgaagagaagaagaagaaagagaaaaagaaagggctagagacagagaaagaagaaagagaagtcgTTCCCGAAGTCGGCACTCAAGCCGAACTTCTGACCGAAGATGCAGCAGGTCTCGGGACCACAAAAGATCGAGAAGTAGAGAAAGACGGCGAAGCAG aaGTAGAGATCGACGAAGAAGCAGAAGCCATGATAGGTCAGAAAGAAAGCATAGATCTCGTAGTCGGGATCGAAGAAGATCAAAAAGCCGGGATCGAAAGTCGTATAAGCACAGGAGCAAAAGTCGGGACAGAGAACAAGATAGAAAATCCAAGGAGAAAG AAAAGAGGGGATCTGATGATAAAAAAAGTAGTGTGAAGTCCAGTAGTCGAGAAAAACAGAGTGAAGACACAAACACTGAATCAAAGGAAAGTGATACTAAGAATGAGGTCAATGGGACCAGTGAAGACATTAAATCTGAAG TGCAGCGTAAGTATGCACAGATGAAGATGGAACTAAGCCGAGTAAGAAGACATACAAAAGCATCTTCTGAAGGAAAAGACAGTGTAGTCCTGCAAAACATTTTGAG CGTTGGTGTTGTGAGCGGCCCAtga
- the LUC7L3 gene encoding luc7-like protein 3 isoform X3, which produces MISAAQLLDELMGRDRNLAPDEKRSNVRWDHESVCKYYLCGFCPAELFTNTRSDLGPCEKIHDENLRKQYEKSSRFMKVGYERDFLRYLQSLLAEVERRIRRGHARLALSQNQQSSGAAGPTGKNEEKIQVLTDKIDVLLQQIEELGSEGKVEEAQGMMKLVEQLKEERELLRSTTSTIESFAAQEKQMEVCEVCGAFLIVGDAQSRVDDHLMGKQHMGYAKIKATVEELKEKLRKRTEEPDRDERLKKEKQEREEREKEREREREERERKRRREEEEREKERARDRERRKRSRSRSRHSSRTSDRRCSRSRDHKRSRSRERRRSSRDRRRSRSHDRSERKHRSRSRDRRRSKSRDRKSYKHRSKSRDREQDRKSKEKEKRGSDDKKSSVKSSSREKQSEDTNTESKESDTKNEVNGTSEDIKSEVQRKYAQMKMELSRVRRHTKASSEGKDSVVLQNILRTTVRRFLEEY; this is translated from the exons ATGATTTCGGCCGCGCAATTGCTGGATGAGTTAATGGGCCGAGACCGAAACCTCGCCCCGGACGAGAAGCGCAGCAACGTGCGGTGGGACCACGAGAGC GTTTGTAAatattatctctgtggtttttgtCCTGCGGAATTGTTCACAAACACTCGTTCTGATCTTG GTCCATGTGAAAAAATTCATGATGAAAATCTACGAAAACA GTATGAGAAGAGTTCTCGTTTTATGAAAGTTGGCTATGAGAGAGATTTTCTGCGATACTTACAGAGCTTACTTGCAGAAGTAGAACGTAGAATTAGACGAGGCCATGCCCGTTTGGCATTATCTCAAAACCAGCAGTCCTCTGGG GCAGCTGGCCCAACaggcaaaaatgaagaaaaaattcagGTTCTAACAGATAAAATTGATGTGCTCTTGCAGCAG ATTGAAGAATTAGGATCTGAAGGAAAAGTAGAAGAAGCCCAGGGAATGATGAAATTAGTTGAACAgttaaaagaagagagagaattgcTTAGATCTACAACCTCC ACAATTGAAAGTTTTGCTGcccaagaaaaacaaatggaagtTTGTGAAGTGTGTGGAGCTTTTTTGATAGTAGGAGATGCCCAGTCCCGGGTAGACGACCATTTGATGGGAAAACAGCACATGGGCTATGCCAAAATTAAAGCTACtgtagaagaattaaaa gaaaagttaagaaaaagaaCTGAAGAACCTGATCGTGATGAGCGTTTAAAAAAGGAGAAGCAAGAacgagaagaaagagaaaaagaacgggagagagaaagggaggaaagagaaaggaaaagacgaagagaagaagaagaaagagaaaaagaaagggctagagacagagaaagaagaaagagaagtcgTTCCCGAAGTCGGCACTCAAGCCGAACTTCTGACCGAAGATGCAGCAGGTCTCGGGACCACAAAAGATCGAGAAGTAGAGAAAGACGGCGAAGCAG TAGAGATCGACGAAGAAGCAGAAGCCATGATAGGTCAGAAAGAAAGCATAGATCTCGTAGTCGGGATCGAAGAAGATCAAAAAGCCGGGATCGAAAGTCGTATAAGCACAGGAGCAAAAGTCGGGACAGAGAACAAGATAGAAAATCCAAGGAGAAAG AAAAGAGGGGATCTGATGATAAAAAAAGTAGTGTGAAGTCCAGTAGTCGAGAAAAACAGAGTGAAGACACAAACACTGAATCAAAGGAAAGTGATACTAAGAATGAGGTCAATGGGACCAGTGAAGACATTAAATCTGAAG TGCAGCGTAAGTATGCACAGATGAAGATGGAACTAAGCCGAGTAAGAAGACATACAAAAGCATCTTCTGAAGGAAAAGACAGTGTAGTCCTGCAAAACATTTTGAG GACTACTGTTCGAAGATTTTTGGAAGAATACTGA
- the LUC7L3 gene encoding luc7-like protein 3 isoform X2 has product MISAAQLLDELMGRDRNLAPDEKRSNVRWDHESVCKYYLCGFCPAELFTNTRSDLGPCEKIHDENLRKQYEKSSRFMKVGYERDFLRYLQSLLAEVERRIRRGHARLALSQNQQSSGAAGPTGKNEEKIQVLTDKIDVLLQQIEELGSEGKVEEAQGMMKLVEQLKEERELLRSTTSTIESFAAQEKQMEVCEVCGAFLIVGDAQSRVDDHLMGKQHMGYAKIKATVEELKEKLRKRTEEPDRDERLKKEKQEREEREKEREREREERERKRRREEEEREKERARDRERRKRSRSRSRHSSRTSDRRCSRSRDHKRSRSRERRRSRSRDRRRSRSHDRSERKHRSRSRDRRRSKSRDRKSYKHRSKSRDREQDRKSKEKEKRGSDDKKSSVKSSSREKQSEDTNTESKESDTKNEVNGTSEDIKSEVQRKYAQMKMELSRVRRHTKASSEGKDSVVLQNILRTTVRRFLEEY; this is encoded by the exons ATGATTTCGGCCGCGCAATTGCTGGATGAGTTAATGGGCCGAGACCGAAACCTCGCCCCGGACGAGAAGCGCAGCAACGTGCGGTGGGACCACGAGAGC GTTTGTAAatattatctctgtggtttttgtCCTGCGGAATTGTTCACAAACACTCGTTCTGATCTTG GTCCATGTGAAAAAATTCATGATGAAAATCTACGAAAACA GTATGAGAAGAGTTCTCGTTTTATGAAAGTTGGCTATGAGAGAGATTTTCTGCGATACTTACAGAGCTTACTTGCAGAAGTAGAACGTAGAATTAGACGAGGCCATGCCCGTTTGGCATTATCTCAAAACCAGCAGTCCTCTGGG GCAGCTGGCCCAACaggcaaaaatgaagaaaaaattcagGTTCTAACAGATAAAATTGATGTGCTCTTGCAGCAG ATTGAAGAATTAGGATCTGAAGGAAAAGTAGAAGAAGCCCAGGGAATGATGAAATTAGTTGAACAgttaaaagaagagagagaattgcTTAGATCTACAACCTCC ACAATTGAAAGTTTTGCTGcccaagaaaaacaaatggaagtTTGTGAAGTGTGTGGAGCTTTTTTGATAGTAGGAGATGCCCAGTCCCGGGTAGACGACCATTTGATGGGAAAACAGCACATGGGCTATGCCAAAATTAAAGCTACtgtagaagaattaaaa gaaaagttaagaaaaagaaCTGAAGAACCTGATCGTGATGAGCGTTTAAAAAAGGAGAAGCAAGAacgagaagaaagagaaaaagaacgggagagagaaagggaggaaagagaaaggaaaagacgaagagaagaagaagaaagagaaaaagaaagggctagagacagagaaagaagaaagagaagtcgTTCCCGAAGTCGGCACTCAAGCCGAACTTCTGACCGAAGATGCAGCAGGTCTCGGGACCACAAAAGATCGAGAAGTAGAGAAAGACGGCGAAGCAG aaGTAGAGATCGACGAAGAAGCAGAAGCCATGATAGGTCAGAAAGAAAGCATAGATCTCGTAGTCGGGATCGAAGAAGATCAAAAAGCCGGGATCGAAAGTCGTATAAGCACAGGAGCAAAAGTCGGGACAGAGAACAAGATAGAAAATCCAAGGAGAAAG AAAAGAGGGGATCTGATGATAAAAAAAGTAGTGTGAAGTCCAGTAGTCGAGAAAAACAGAGTGAAGACACAAACACTGAATCAAAGGAAAGTGATACTAAGAATGAGGTCAATGGGACCAGTGAAGACATTAAATCTGAAG TGCAGCGTAAGTATGCACAGATGAAGATGGAACTAAGCCGAGTAAGAAGACATACAAAAGCATCTTCTGAAGGAAAAGACAGTGTAGTCCTGCAAAACATTTTGAG GACTACTGTTCGAAGATTTTTGGAAGAATACTGA